One stretch of Equus przewalskii isolate Varuska chromosome 9, EquPr2, whole genome shotgun sequence DNA includes these proteins:
- the SYT5 gene encoding synaptotagmin-5 isoform X4, producing the protein MFPEPSTPGPPAPDTPPDSSRISHGPVPPWALATIVLVSGLLVFSCCFCLYRKRCRRRMGKKSQAQAQVHLQEVRELGRSYIDKVQPEVEELEPAPSGPGKQVAEKHELGRLQYSLDYDFQSGQLLVGILQAEGLAALDLGGSSDPYVRVYLLPDKRRRHETKVHRQTLNPHFGETFAFKVPYVELGGRVLVMAVYDFDRFSRNDAIGEVRVPMSSVDLGRPVVAWRELQAAPREEQEKLGDICFSLRYVPTAGKLTVIVLEAKNLKKMDVGGLSDPYVKVHLLQGGKKVRKKKTTIKKNTLNPYYNEAFSFEVPCDQVQKVQVELTVLDYDKLGKNEAIGRVAVGAAAGGAGLRHWADMLANPRRPIAQWHSLRPPDRVRPPPAP; encoded by the exons ATGTTCCCGGAGCCCTCAACCCCCGGGCCTCCAGCGCCTGACACACCTCCTGACTCGAGTCGCATCAGCCACGGCCCTG TGCCCCCCTGGGCCCTGGCCACAATCGTGCTGGTCTCAGGCCTCCTCGTCTTCAGCTGCTGTTTCTGTCTCTACCGGAAGCGTTGTCGGAGGAGGATGGGCAAGAAGAGCCAGGCCCAAGCCCAGGTCCACCTGCAGGAAGTGAGGGAGCTGGGCCGCAGCTACATAGACAAG GTGCAGCCAGaagtggaggagctggagccAGCACCATCTGGGCCAGGGAAGCAGGTGGCAGAGAAGCATGAGCTAGGACGCCTGCAGTACTCACTGGATTATGATTTCCAGAGTGGCCAG CTGCTGGTGGGCATCCTGCAAGCTGAGGGGTTGGCAGCCTTGGACCTGGGTGGCTCCTCCGACCCCTACGTGCGGGTCTACCTGCTGCCAGACAAGCGGAGGCGGCATGAGACCAAGGTGCATCGGCAGACACTGAACCCACACTTTGGGGAGACTTTTGCCTTCAAG GTCCCCTACGTGGAGCTGGGGGGCAGGGTGCTGGTCATGGCGGTGTATGACTTCGACCGCTTCTCCCGCAACGATGCCATCGGGGAGGTGCGAGTCCCCATGAGCTCCGTGGACTTGGGGCGGCCGGTGGTGGCCTGGCGGGAGCTGCAGGCGGCTCCGCGGGAGGAG CAGGAAAAACTGGGGGACATCTGCTTCTCCCTGCGCTATGTCCCCACTGCCGGGAAGCTCACCGTCATCGTCCTGGAAGCTAAAAACCTGAAGAAGATGGACGTAGGAGGGCTGTCAG atCCGTACGTCAAGGTCCACCTGCTGCAGGGCGGGAAAAAGGTGCGGAAGAAGAAAACGACCATCAAGAAGAACACTCTGAACCCGTATTACAACGAGGCCTTCAGCTTCGAGGTGCCCTGTGACCAGGTCCAG aaGGTCCAGGTGGAGCTGACTGTGCTGGACTACGACAAGCTGGGCAAGAACGAGGCCATCGGGAGGGTGGCCGTGGGGGCAGCGGCCGGTGGGGCTGGCCTGCGGCACTGGGCAGACATGCTGGCCAACCCCCGTCGGCCCATTGCCCAGTGGCACTCGCTGCGGCCCCCTGACCGAGTGAGACCGCCGCCTGCGCCTTGA
- the SYT5 gene encoding synaptotagmin-5 isoform X6 — translation MPPGGLPIPVRLVAQRADGSWSSLLFEGLKGRTGWAWGARALGCLRRKDCESPPPCSRSPQPPGLQRLTHLLTRVASATALVQPEVEELEPAPSGPGKQVAEKHELGRLQYSLDYDFQSGQLLVGILQAEGLAALDLGGSSDPYVRVYLLPDKRRRHETKVHRQTLNPHFGETFAFKVPYVELGGRVLVMAVYDFDRFSRNDAIGEVRVPMSSVDLGRPVVAWRELQAAPREEEKLGDICFSLRYVPTAGKLTVIVLEAKNLKKMDVGGLSDPYVKVHLLQGGKKVRKKKTTIKKNTLNPYYNEAFSFEVPCDQVQKVQVELTVLDYDKLGKNEAIGRVAVGAAAGGAGLRHWADMLANPRRPIAQWHSLRPPDRVRPPPAP, via the exons ATGCCTCCCGGCGGCTTGCCGATTCCTGTGCGGCTGGTCGCCCAACGTGCCGATGGGAGTTGGAGTTCTTTGTTGTTCGAAGGACTCAAGGGACGCACGGGGTGGGCGTGGGGGGCTAGGGCGCTTGGGTGCCTTCGCAGAAAGGACTGTGAGAGCCCGCCGCCATGTTCCCGGAGCCCTCAACCCCCGGGCCTCCAGCGCCTGACACACCTCCTGACTCGAGTCGCATCAGCCACGGCCCTG GTGCAGCCAGaagtggaggagctggagccAGCACCATCTGGGCCAGGGAAGCAGGTGGCAGAGAAGCATGAGCTAGGACGCCTGCAGTACTCACTGGATTATGATTTCCAGAGTGGCCAG CTGCTGGTGGGCATCCTGCAAGCTGAGGGGTTGGCAGCCTTGGACCTGGGTGGCTCCTCCGACCCCTACGTGCGGGTCTACCTGCTGCCAGACAAGCGGAGGCGGCATGAGACCAAGGTGCATCGGCAGACACTGAACCCACACTTTGGGGAGACTTTTGCCTTCAAG GTCCCCTACGTGGAGCTGGGGGGCAGGGTGCTGGTCATGGCGGTGTATGACTTCGACCGCTTCTCCCGCAACGATGCCATCGGGGAGGTGCGAGTCCCCATGAGCTCCGTGGACTTGGGGCGGCCGGTGGTGGCCTGGCGGGAGCTGCAGGCGGCTCCGCGGGAGGAG GAAAAACTGGGGGACATCTGCTTCTCCCTGCGCTATGTCCCCACTGCCGGGAAGCTCACCGTCATCGTCCTGGAAGCTAAAAACCTGAAGAAGATGGACGTAGGAGGGCTGTCAG atCCGTACGTCAAGGTCCACCTGCTGCAGGGCGGGAAAAAGGTGCGGAAGAAGAAAACGACCATCAAGAAGAACACTCTGAACCCGTATTACAACGAGGCCTTCAGCTTCGAGGTGCCCTGTGACCAGGTCCAG aaGGTCCAGGTGGAGCTGACTGTGCTGGACTACGACAAGCTGGGCAAGAACGAGGCCATCGGGAGGGTGGCCGTGGGGGCAGCGGCCGGTGGGGCTGGCCTGCGGCACTGGGCAGACATGCTGGCCAACCCCCGTCGGCCCATTGCCCAGTGGCACTCGCTGCGGCCCCCTGACCGAGTGAGACCGCCGCCTGCGCCTTGA
- the SYT5 gene encoding synaptotagmin-5 isoform X2, with the protein MVEFLSEGWRSRLLCSGSGQCGRRSLELGAWGLAFWAWRYGNLEGGVMSGTDLLETFTPNLLSGYLITNVSGEGLLGPRTRYPGARFFGQYRGCGGGGWNRRRKILGDQDKHQWAPWWFPARGRDEGRGGTLHLPGTEHACARTRPLSFFLCFCLSLSLSLSLSVSVCLCLSVCLSVCSLSLTHTHTHIGPAPPSRALAPSRSAISTQDSASRPRAGAGSGRGRRLSVSREGPVQPLSRALGCLRRKDCESPPPCSRSPQPPGLQRLTHLLTRVASATALVQPEVEELEPAPSGPGKQVAEKHELGRLQYSLDYDFQSGQLLVGILQAEGLAALDLGGSSDPYVRVYLLPDKRRRHETKVHRQTLNPHFGETFAFKVPYVELGGRVLVMAVYDFDRFSRNDAIGEVRVPMSSVDLGRPVVAWRELQAAPREEEKLGDICFSLRYVPTAGKLTVIVLEAKNLKKMDVGGLSDPYVKVHLLQGGKKVRKKKTTIKKNTLNPYYNEAFSFEVPCDQVQKVQVELTVLDYDKLGKNEAIGRVAVGAAAGGAGLRHWADMLANPRRPIAQWHSLRPPDRVRPPPAP; encoded by the exons ATGGTTGAGTTTCTCAGTGAAGGCTGGAGGTCCAGACTTCTGTGTTCAGGGTCTGGGCAGTGTGGACGCCGTTCCCTGGAACTAGGAGCGTGGGGACTTGCCTTCTGGGCCTGGCGATATGGGAACTTAGAGGGTGGGGTGATGTCTGGGACTGATTTGCTGGAGACGTTCACGCCAAATCTCCTGTCTGGGTATCTGATCACTAATGTCTCCGGAGAGGGTCTCCTGGGTCCTAGGACCAGGTATCCTGGTGCCCGGTTCTTTGGGCAGTACCGAGGGTGCGGAGGGGGGGGCTGGAATAGAAGGCGGAAAATCCTGGGGGACCAGGATAAACATCAGTGGGCGCCCTGGTGGTTCCCGGCTCGTGGGCGGGACGAGGGGCGGGGCGGGACTCTCCACCTACCAGGGACGGAACACGCATGCGCGCGCACAcgccctctttctttctttctctgtttctgtctgtctctgtctctttctctgtctctctctgtctctgtctgtctctgtctgtctgtctgtctgtctgtctgctctctctctctcacacacacacacacacacatcggCCCGGCTCCGCCCAGCCGCGCCCTGGCCCCATCGCGCTCCGCGATCAGCACCCAGGACAGCGCCAGCCGCCCGCGTGCGGGGGCGGGGTCCGGGCGGGGCCGGCGCCTCAGTGTCTCCCGGGAGGGTCCTGTCCAGCCGCTGAGCAG GGCGCTTGGGTGCCTTCGCAGAAAGGACTGTGAGAGCCCGCCGCCATGTTCCCGGAGCCCTCAACCCCCGGGCCTCCAGCGCCTGACACACCTCCTGACTCGAGTCGCATCAGCCACGGCCCTG GTGCAGCCAGaagtggaggagctggagccAGCACCATCTGGGCCAGGGAAGCAGGTGGCAGAGAAGCATGAGCTAGGACGCCTGCAGTACTCACTGGATTATGATTTCCAGAGTGGCCAG CTGCTGGTGGGCATCCTGCAAGCTGAGGGGTTGGCAGCCTTGGACCTGGGTGGCTCCTCCGACCCCTACGTGCGGGTCTACCTGCTGCCAGACAAGCGGAGGCGGCATGAGACCAAGGTGCATCGGCAGACACTGAACCCACACTTTGGGGAGACTTTTGCCTTCAAG GTCCCCTACGTGGAGCTGGGGGGCAGGGTGCTGGTCATGGCGGTGTATGACTTCGACCGCTTCTCCCGCAACGATGCCATCGGGGAGGTGCGAGTCCCCATGAGCTCCGTGGACTTGGGGCGGCCGGTGGTGGCCTGGCGGGAGCTGCAGGCGGCTCCGCGGGAGGAG GAAAAACTGGGGGACATCTGCTTCTCCCTGCGCTATGTCCCCACTGCCGGGAAGCTCACCGTCATCGTCCTGGAAGCTAAAAACCTGAAGAAGATGGACGTAGGAGGGCTGTCAG atCCGTACGTCAAGGTCCACCTGCTGCAGGGCGGGAAAAAGGTGCGGAAGAAGAAAACGACCATCAAGAAGAACACTCTGAACCCGTATTACAACGAGGCCTTCAGCTTCGAGGTGCCCTGTGACCAGGTCCAG aaGGTCCAGGTGGAGCTGACTGTGCTGGACTACGACAAGCTGGGCAAGAACGAGGCCATCGGGAGGGTGGCCGTGGGGGCAGCGGCCGGTGGGGCTGGCCTGCGGCACTGGGCAGACATGCTGGCCAACCCCCGTCGGCCCATTGCCCAGTGGCACTCGCTGCGGCCCCCTGACCGAGTGAGACCGCCGCCTGCGCCTTGA
- the SYT5 gene encoding synaptotagmin-5 isoform X5: MFPEPSTPGPPAPDTPPDSSRISHGPVPPWALATIVLVSGLLVFSCCFCLYRKRCRRRMGKKSQAQAQVHLQEVRELGRSYIDKVQPEVEELEPAPSGPGKQVAEKHELGRLQYSLDYDFQSGQLLVGILQAEGLAALDLGGSSDPYVRVYLLPDKRRRHETKVHRQTLNPHFGETFAFKVPYVELGGRVLVMAVYDFDRFSRNDAIGEVRVPMSSVDLGRPVVAWRELQAAPREEEKLGDICFSLRYVPTAGKLTVIVLEAKNLKKMDVGGLSDPYVKVHLLQGGKKVRKKKTTIKKNTLNPYYNEAFSFEVPCDQVQKVQVELTVLDYDKLGKNEAIGRVAVGAAAGGAGLRHWADMLANPRRPIAQWHSLRPPDRVRPPPAP; encoded by the exons ATGTTCCCGGAGCCCTCAACCCCCGGGCCTCCAGCGCCTGACACACCTCCTGACTCGAGTCGCATCAGCCACGGCCCTG TGCCCCCCTGGGCCCTGGCCACAATCGTGCTGGTCTCAGGCCTCCTCGTCTTCAGCTGCTGTTTCTGTCTCTACCGGAAGCGTTGTCGGAGGAGGATGGGCAAGAAGAGCCAGGCCCAAGCCCAGGTCCACCTGCAGGAAGTGAGGGAGCTGGGCCGCAGCTACATAGACAAG GTGCAGCCAGaagtggaggagctggagccAGCACCATCTGGGCCAGGGAAGCAGGTGGCAGAGAAGCATGAGCTAGGACGCCTGCAGTACTCACTGGATTATGATTTCCAGAGTGGCCAG CTGCTGGTGGGCATCCTGCAAGCTGAGGGGTTGGCAGCCTTGGACCTGGGTGGCTCCTCCGACCCCTACGTGCGGGTCTACCTGCTGCCAGACAAGCGGAGGCGGCATGAGACCAAGGTGCATCGGCAGACACTGAACCCACACTTTGGGGAGACTTTTGCCTTCAAG GTCCCCTACGTGGAGCTGGGGGGCAGGGTGCTGGTCATGGCGGTGTATGACTTCGACCGCTTCTCCCGCAACGATGCCATCGGGGAGGTGCGAGTCCCCATGAGCTCCGTGGACTTGGGGCGGCCGGTGGTGGCCTGGCGGGAGCTGCAGGCGGCTCCGCGGGAGGAG GAAAAACTGGGGGACATCTGCTTCTCCCTGCGCTATGTCCCCACTGCCGGGAAGCTCACCGTCATCGTCCTGGAAGCTAAAAACCTGAAGAAGATGGACGTAGGAGGGCTGTCAG atCCGTACGTCAAGGTCCACCTGCTGCAGGGCGGGAAAAAGGTGCGGAAGAAGAAAACGACCATCAAGAAGAACACTCTGAACCCGTATTACAACGAGGCCTTCAGCTTCGAGGTGCCCTGTGACCAGGTCCAG aaGGTCCAGGTGGAGCTGACTGTGCTGGACTACGACAAGCTGGGCAAGAACGAGGCCATCGGGAGGGTGGCCGTGGGGGCAGCGGCCGGTGGGGCTGGCCTGCGGCACTGGGCAGACATGCTGGCCAACCCCCGTCGGCCCATTGCCCAGTGGCACTCGCTGCGGCCCCCTGACCGAGTGAGACCGCCGCCTGCGCCTTGA
- the SYT5 gene encoding synaptotagmin-5 isoform X3 encodes MGCVCMWGGHWEGPTEGVGGLDPETGRLGFRHRCGDKEPEGREEQAGERPRETGTRQQAESERDTDGRGARDRWGTDRNREDLDLESRERRGGRGSHEDRCEDRARDARERQTGRGGCGPSRAARALGCLRRKDCESPPPCSRSPQPPGLQRLTHLLTRVASATALVQPEVEELEPAPSGPGKQVAEKHELGRLQYSLDYDFQSGQLLVGILQAEGLAALDLGGSSDPYVRVYLLPDKRRRHETKVHRQTLNPHFGETFAFKVPYVELGGRVLVMAVYDFDRFSRNDAIGEVRVPMSSVDLGRPVVAWRELQAAPREEQEKLGDICFSLRYVPTAGKLTVIVLEAKNLKKMDVGGLSDPYVKVHLLQGGKKVRKKKTTIKKNTLNPYYNEAFSFEVPCDQVQKVQVELTVLDYDKLGKNEAIGRVAVGAAAGGAGLRHWADMLANPRRPIAQWHSLRPPDRVRPPPAP; translated from the exons AtgggatgtgtgtgcatgtggggggGACACTGGGAAGGACCAACAGAGGGAGTAGGAGGGCTGGATCCTGAAACGGGGAGATTGGGATTTAGACACAGGTGTGGAGACAAAgagccagaggggagggaggagcaggcggGGGAGAGACCCCGGGAAACAGGGACCAGACAACAGGCAGAGAGCGAGAGAGACACAGACGGGAGAGGGGCGAGGGACCGATGGGGGACGGACAGAAATAGAGAAGACCTCGATTTGGagtcaagagagagaagaggaggccgAGGCAGTCACGAGGACAGGTGTGAAGACAGAGCTAGGGATGCAAGGGAGAGACAAACAGGCCGAGGAGGATGTGGGCCCAGCAGAGCAGCAAG GGCGCTTGGGTGCCTTCGCAGAAAGGACTGTGAGAGCCCGCCGCCATGTTCCCGGAGCCCTCAACCCCCGGGCCTCCAGCGCCTGACACACCTCCTGACTCGAGTCGCATCAGCCACGGCCCTG GTGCAGCCAGaagtggaggagctggagccAGCACCATCTGGGCCAGGGAAGCAGGTGGCAGAGAAGCATGAGCTAGGACGCCTGCAGTACTCACTGGATTATGATTTCCAGAGTGGCCAG CTGCTGGTGGGCATCCTGCAAGCTGAGGGGTTGGCAGCCTTGGACCTGGGTGGCTCCTCCGACCCCTACGTGCGGGTCTACCTGCTGCCAGACAAGCGGAGGCGGCATGAGACCAAGGTGCATCGGCAGACACTGAACCCACACTTTGGGGAGACTTTTGCCTTCAAG GTCCCCTACGTGGAGCTGGGGGGCAGGGTGCTGGTCATGGCGGTGTATGACTTCGACCGCTTCTCCCGCAACGATGCCATCGGGGAGGTGCGAGTCCCCATGAGCTCCGTGGACTTGGGGCGGCCGGTGGTGGCCTGGCGGGAGCTGCAGGCGGCTCCGCGGGAGGAG CAGGAAAAACTGGGGGACATCTGCTTCTCCCTGCGCTATGTCCCCACTGCCGGGAAGCTCACCGTCATCGTCCTGGAAGCTAAAAACCTGAAGAAGATGGACGTAGGAGGGCTGTCAG atCCGTACGTCAAGGTCCACCTGCTGCAGGGCGGGAAAAAGGTGCGGAAGAAGAAAACGACCATCAAGAAGAACACTCTGAACCCGTATTACAACGAGGCCTTCAGCTTCGAGGTGCCCTGTGACCAGGTCCAG aaGGTCCAGGTGGAGCTGACTGTGCTGGACTACGACAAGCTGGGCAAGAACGAGGCCATCGGGAGGGTGGCCGTGGGGGCAGCGGCCGGTGGGGCTGGCCTGCGGCACTGGGCAGACATGCTGGCCAACCCCCGTCGGCCCATTGCCCAGTGGCACTCGCTGCGGCCCCCTGACCGAGTGAGACCGCCGCCTGCGCCTTGA
- the SYT5 gene encoding synaptotagmin-5 isoform X1 has product MVEFLSEGWRSRLLCSGSGQCGRRSLELGAWGLAFWAWRYGNLEGGVMSGTDLLETFTPNLLSGYLITNVSGEGLLGPRTRYPGARFFGQYRGCGGGGWNRRRKILGDQDKHQWAPWWFPARGRDEGRGGTLHLPGTEHACARTRPLSFFLCFCLSLSLSLSLSVSVCLCLSVCLSVCSLSLTHTHTHIGPAPPSRALAPSRSAISTQDSASRPRAGAGSGRGRRLSVSREGPVQPLSRALGCLRRKDCESPPPCSRSPQPPGLQRLTHLLTRVASATALVQPEVEELEPAPSGPGKQVAEKHELGRLQYSLDYDFQSGQLLVGILQAEGLAALDLGGSSDPYVRVYLLPDKRRRHETKVHRQTLNPHFGETFAFKVPYVELGGRVLVMAVYDFDRFSRNDAIGEVRVPMSSVDLGRPVVAWRELQAAPREEQEKLGDICFSLRYVPTAGKLTVIVLEAKNLKKMDVGGLSDPYVKVHLLQGGKKVRKKKTTIKKNTLNPYYNEAFSFEVPCDQVQKVQVELTVLDYDKLGKNEAIGRVAVGAAAGGAGLRHWADMLANPRRPIAQWHSLRPPDRVRPPPAP; this is encoded by the exons ATGGTTGAGTTTCTCAGTGAAGGCTGGAGGTCCAGACTTCTGTGTTCAGGGTCTGGGCAGTGTGGACGCCGTTCCCTGGAACTAGGAGCGTGGGGACTTGCCTTCTGGGCCTGGCGATATGGGAACTTAGAGGGTGGGGTGATGTCTGGGACTGATTTGCTGGAGACGTTCACGCCAAATCTCCTGTCTGGGTATCTGATCACTAATGTCTCCGGAGAGGGTCTCCTGGGTCCTAGGACCAGGTATCCTGGTGCCCGGTTCTTTGGGCAGTACCGAGGGTGCGGAGGGGGGGGCTGGAATAGAAGGCGGAAAATCCTGGGGGACCAGGATAAACATCAGTGGGCGCCCTGGTGGTTCCCGGCTCGTGGGCGGGACGAGGGGCGGGGCGGGACTCTCCACCTACCAGGGACGGAACACGCATGCGCGCGCACAcgccctctttctttctttctctgtttctgtctgtctctgtctctttctctgtctctctctgtctctgtctgtctctgtctgtctgtctgtctgtctgtctgctctctctctctcacacacacacacacacacatcggCCCGGCTCCGCCCAGCCGCGCCCTGGCCCCATCGCGCTCCGCGATCAGCACCCAGGACAGCGCCAGCCGCCCGCGTGCGGGGGCGGGGTCCGGGCGGGGCCGGCGCCTCAGTGTCTCCCGGGAGGGTCCTGTCCAGCCGCTGAGCAG GGCGCTTGGGTGCCTTCGCAGAAAGGACTGTGAGAGCCCGCCGCCATGTTCCCGGAGCCCTCAACCCCCGGGCCTCCAGCGCCTGACACACCTCCTGACTCGAGTCGCATCAGCCACGGCCCTG GTGCAGCCAGaagtggaggagctggagccAGCACCATCTGGGCCAGGGAAGCAGGTGGCAGAGAAGCATGAGCTAGGACGCCTGCAGTACTCACTGGATTATGATTTCCAGAGTGGCCAG CTGCTGGTGGGCATCCTGCAAGCTGAGGGGTTGGCAGCCTTGGACCTGGGTGGCTCCTCCGACCCCTACGTGCGGGTCTACCTGCTGCCAGACAAGCGGAGGCGGCATGAGACCAAGGTGCATCGGCAGACACTGAACCCACACTTTGGGGAGACTTTTGCCTTCAAG GTCCCCTACGTGGAGCTGGGGGGCAGGGTGCTGGTCATGGCGGTGTATGACTTCGACCGCTTCTCCCGCAACGATGCCATCGGGGAGGTGCGAGTCCCCATGAGCTCCGTGGACTTGGGGCGGCCGGTGGTGGCCTGGCGGGAGCTGCAGGCGGCTCCGCGGGAGGAG CAGGAAAAACTGGGGGACATCTGCTTCTCCCTGCGCTATGTCCCCACTGCCGGGAAGCTCACCGTCATCGTCCTGGAAGCTAAAAACCTGAAGAAGATGGACGTAGGAGGGCTGTCAG atCCGTACGTCAAGGTCCACCTGCTGCAGGGCGGGAAAAAGGTGCGGAAGAAGAAAACGACCATCAAGAAGAACACTCTGAACCCGTATTACAACGAGGCCTTCAGCTTCGAGGTGCCCTGTGACCAGGTCCAG aaGGTCCAGGTGGAGCTGACTGTGCTGGACTACGACAAGCTGGGCAAGAACGAGGCCATCGGGAGGGTGGCCGTGGGGGCAGCGGCCGGTGGGGCTGGCCTGCGGCACTGGGCAGACATGCTGGCCAACCCCCGTCGGCCCATTGCCCAGTGGCACTCGCTGCGGCCCCCTGACCGAGTGAGACCGCCGCCTGCGCCTTGA